A stretch of DNA from Labrus mixtus chromosome 6, fLabMix1.1, whole genome shotgun sequence:
CAAACAATtacaatatttatgtttttacaaTAAGCAATCAaggctttcaaatgacaacagtgactcaCGCTGTGTTTACTATACATcatgatctgatggtcatgaCTTGTACCACATGAACTGTCTGTTCACCGGGGGCAACATGCAGGACACCTGCGCTGTTTTTCATTGCTGTTGCAGATCACTGTAGATGTACCCCCTTCAATCTCAGAATCTAAGTCATTTTGTTCTAGATCCTGGCCTGATCTGCAGACATCTGTAGCTCAGCTGAATGTTTACACAACTAGACAACGGATCTACATAATGACCTGTTTATTCATCCTTAAAACCACACCTGCAGCATACTTTTTTTTGGGTTGTAATTCAAGTCACAATTTCTGTTTTACAATCAGAATAAGAAGTAGAAACCTGGAATgactgtactgtgtgtatgtgtgtgtgtacagattTTAATGAGGCATGTGCAGAGTTGTTGAATAAGTCATAACTTTATCCCAGCTTTTTTAGTTCCTTACTGCTTCCTATAAGTATCttctcaactgttttttttagtcaaatgtcattaaaaagcTGGTATCAAGGTGAAAAAGCACGATCTTCATAAATACATGATAATGTACTTGGTAAACAATTTGTAGCTGAGCAGGCAGGAGGTGATTGCTAATCTGTATTCATGTATTCATATATTCATTGGCTCCACTCTTTTATTCCTATCAGGATTATAGAATAGGAAAATAAAGGAATAGTTACAAAAGGAAGGTAAGATAACAACATTTAGGCATGAGTAACAGATGAAAAGGGTATTTAACGGTCACTTTATACACTCCCTGCAGGTGTATGAAACTACACAAGGAGTCAGAGGTTTCTCTGCCAGCTTTTTACATATCACACAGTTGTCAAACCGTGACTTTAATTATGAATGAAACtaattattaaaagaaaacaattcaGCCAGATGTTTTCCAGCTATTCCAAAGTTTTGATGAACCAAGCTTTAAGTTAATAACTTAGATTTTTGCTTTGCTGAAGTCCAATAATAGAGCCATACTTGCAATGAAGCAATGCTGTTCATATATGACAGAGATGTTTGAGTGCCAAGGTAAAAAGAACCACTGACttatttatacatgttttaaacaatGTGAGCTGTTAACAGATTACCCTTTCTGGTCGAAAAGGATCGAGATTCCCTTTTTTATGGAGTCCTACTGTATATTTGGTGATCTGTGTTTGAGACATGCTGCTACTTAtctgctactttttttgtaaaccCAACAAGATTTGATTCTGAAAAGTGACTGGTCAACAATATACATCTTTAGAATTTCATCATTCCAAATAATTAATTGGATATATAATCtgtataatgataataataattgaacATCCCCTATAACACTCATCATTGAATTCTCAATAACAAAGTTGGTCGGTCGTCTCTGGCACAGAGAcgtgataataataataataataattattaataataataataataataataggcaaacataggctgaaaatacacacacatgcacaaacaggatccgctggacatgcattaatggagaggtctcaaaGTGATGGGGCTGCTCACAGCGAGTACtacagagcagttttggggttcagtgccttgctcaagggcaccccggcagtgctcaggaggtggactggcacctctccagctaccagaccaatttccggacatGGTCCGTGCAGGGACTTTACCCGGCGACCCttcaagtccctacagactgatctACTACGGCCCGCTGCCCTAATCACATGTATGTCTTCATCTATACATCTCTTATTGGACGTACACCAGCTTATATAACATCTCTATTGAACTGGACTACCGGACCCTACCACACTCGCTCTACTGACTGTCTGTTGTTTCaagttcaggttcaggtttaCTCTGAACTTGGAAAATAATGTGCATTTAGCTTTTTTGCCCAAAAAATGTGGAATAATTTACAACACGCTCTCAGGATTGACACTTTTGTTTCTCTTGGACAAATTAAGACAATGATCTCAAACcactgtgtgtgattgtttttactGAGAatcatctctgtctttgttgttttatttgtgccctttttgttttgtttctatttgtatctcgacatcattgtaaatgagggaaacctcaatgaTTTTCAAGGcttaaataaagatttgaaatgaaaaaactgTTTACTACGATAAAATAAGCTACTCTACAAGACCCTAAGTCTATTAGGAAGGCCTCCAGGGATTTGCTCCAATTTAGTCCATAAGGTCTGAGCAAGGTCcctgttaaatgttttctttacacaGCTGAAGGACTCTCAGATTTTGTAGTTACAATATGTGTTATTGCCTACAAAGGgtattcaggttttttttcttatcaaccTCCAAAGCAGAACAAATTCTGTTAACATAGCAACCTATTTCAAAGTTGctgacaacatttaaaatgatcacGTACCAGGAGTgcagagtcaagaccaaagtTTCCCCTCAGTCCTTGGTTAGTTGACCTGGTTATGAAAGAACAATTCATCATGTTGCTCAATGTATTAGACATGTATTGCTATGTGTTTGCTGTCATGTCACTGAAGTGCACAGCTTTTGATGCTTTGACAGCAAATTTGTAAGCATGAAGAATTTTGTACATGACGAAAACATTCTGACaaccttttaaaaaagcttgtttttgttcctATAGAGCTACAAGAGAGTCGACCTCTGCGGTGCAGCTGGTGTCAATCGACAGCCTCTTTTGGTTTACATTGcatttctgctctgctgctaTGGGTTAAATAGACCGTTGAAGGCAGACCTCCATTCAAGCAGTTTAACCTGCATAACAATTGACTCTTAACTGTGTagaggtctgttttttttggcagctCTCTTGTGTATTTTGACTGGTTATATGGTACTTTATAGGATGAAAGCAATGATGTCacctaataaaaacattttattgtattATACTGTAATATTAGTCAAGGACATAAAACTTGCCAAAGGAGGCCAACGCAAATCTAAGGGGtccaaaaagacacacacacaaacaaacacacacaaactcaggaGAAGAATGAGAATTGTACAAAATGTGCATTAAGCTTCTGACTTTTTTCCTAAATTGGctggattttttaaattctgtgtcCGTTATTCTTTGCATTCAACAATTAGAGAAAGACTTTATCTTTCATTGGAACTGATTACGCTTAAAAAGGAGTAAACCACATATCGAGGTTGAAgtctattcttttattttttatgttcctTTTTGAGAAACGATGTTTAGTGGATGAAATCAAGCTGGAATTGAATCACATGGTTTGCGTTGGAACCACAGTCGAGCACTGGATAACCTCTTCATGGTCCAAGGTAAAAATTGTAAAGACACCAGACCTTAGATCCCTCATTATTAAACAAACATGTGATTTCTGCTGGGAGAATAGGGAATTCCAACCATGAATGAACTGTAAAAAATACCAGAAACACCCTGCAGTTTGCACTTATGACCACTCGGGTGCGCCACTATTCAAGCCTACCCTCTGCATTAGTATCATTCCCACGTATGGTGTTATCACACAATAATTTGGCTCAGattagaaaatgatgaaaaggcTTCGGGAGCTGTTTGTGTCCCTGCTCCTGCCTCTGGCAACATCAATCTAATAAGTCTTACAAGTGAGATGAAGGCAGATTGCACTTCTTGTCCTAACACTGATTTAATGCCTCCGCTTGAACGCTAAATAGCAAAATGATTGAAGGGGTATTGGGAGAGATCAGTACTTCAGCTCACTCACCTTTGGTACATAAAGTACACGCGATCTTTAAAATTAAACCTGTCTCCATGAAATGAAGTCACTTAACCACCCATGTCTCTTTTTCGCTTATAAGAGGAAGGATCAAAgttaaatatggaaaaaaaacccataaataTAGCCAAGCTGAGAATATGTTACTATCATCCAAAAAGTAACACAATGTTCCAATGTTCCCGAGCTTTTCTTGGATGGATTATTTGTATAAATAGTagcaatttttttaaatgcccgACGAAAACCCACTATTTTATCATCACGTATTATTCATTCACATTCTGTGCACTCAGTCCTCAGTCCtatgtctttctctccctcctgtgtGTATGAGTGGGCACGtttgtgtgttgggggggggggggttcacaaTTTGAAATCGCCAGAACAGTTCAGTCTTCTGCGCAATTACGCACGGTCTTCCATTGACACATTGGCTTGTCCCCACCAAGACAATTTCGGTAGAATGCACTTAAACGTgtatcaaaatgttgtttttgttcctgtgtGAGTCTTCATGTTTAGATAACAGGAATTCGGCAGTCTACCGGCTATCCAAAATGCCTTTCGACGTCAAGCGTCAACTTTTGTGATGCGCACAATGCGGCTTTTaactttctgtgtctgtacatcTGGCTGAAAAGCGGAGAGGAAGCCAGAGTGGTCACAGACAACGGGacataaaatagtattttatagGTCACGTATTTTGGGAACATGCCTGCGGCGCGCCACGTGCGTAATGACGAGTATGCCTCTAAATGGAAGAATTAAGGCGTCGAGGCTTTAAGAAGGGAGGGAGAGTATGTTAGCGTAGTTAACCCTGAGGGGGGCTGTGTGTAGGAATTGCTCATTTCTCACACCAACACCGGCACATCTGTGCGCATCTATGTCACCACCGGACGGGTTTCTAAGTCCATGGATAAAAAGGAACAGGAGGCAGTAGAATGGTTGTTGTGGGAGCGAGTAACAATAGCTTCGGCGGTGGCAACATGAGGTCGTCGTTCATAGAGGACAGGGTCGGCGGTGAAGTTCCCGGGGGCTCCACCAACATGATGATCTCGGAGGCTCTTGCACCCCGGCTGCTGATGATTGCGCAGGGCGCCgcagaggctgcagcagcagcggcagcagtgACTTCTCCGTCCACCTCCAGTCAGCCGGAGGTCATGGAGAGTAACGGGACCCGGTGCGGCGAGCAAATTTTGAGCTATGGCCGGGTGGAGAAAGTCCTGATCGGCGGGATCCTTACCATGCTCACGCTGTCCACCATCTGTGGAAACTTATTGGTGGTCATCTCCGTGTGTTTCGTAAAGAAGCTCCGCCAGCCATCCAACTATCTGATCGTTTCTCTGGCCATGGCGGACCTGTCAGTTGCGCTGGCCGTGATGCCGTTCGTCAGCATCACGGACCTGATTGGGGGTCAGTGGATATTTGGACAGTTCTTTTGTAACGTTTTTATCGCCATGGATGTGATGTGCTGCACCGCGTCCATTATGAGCTTGTGCGTTATAAGCATTGACAGGTGAGATCAACTTTTTATAGGAAAGTAaattaattcatgaaaaaaaactcttaaatgtaataaaacaatgaTCAAACAATCAAACCATGCGAGTCTACTGCCAGAAAATCATGGGCGATTTAAAAACAATGCCTCAAGTGTAAGTTAAATCTATATCTAACATGATCTATATTTCCTTTTTACCGATTAATTCAACTTTTACGCATCAGCATTTTTTGGGGAGTGACTCTCCGCATAAGCTACCTTTTGTCTAAGaaggcattttctttttgttcctcaGGTCTTAAACCCCTTTGAATCTCACACCACATTCTTACAAAAATCACATTATGCAATCTTATAAGATATTCTGTCGCTCCATCCTTCGCCTTCttaaatcacttctttttttttagggaggTCAGATGCATGCTGTACACCAGGTTCCTTTCTAACGTAACACCTTGttacagaaaatacagaaaaacgaCTCTAAAATGTCTCTGATATTCGCAAAACACTGCAGATAAAGATTTACTGATCACAGACTCTTTCTGAAAATCTTGGAGATTctcattcataaataaaaaaaaaaaaaaaacagctccccACATGGAGGCTGTTCAAAGCATCCTACTCAAGGGCACCTTGTTGAGGGTGTAGAGATTATTACTCACTTGGGGCATGGTAAtgcacatttttgtgtgtgtgtgtgtttttttttttttttttaaacaaggtgAAAGGCCAGGTGAAATTTGTCTGCCTGTTGTGGAAATCCTTCAATATATTTTTCTCGGCAGGTATCTGGGAATCACTAAACCCTTGACATATCCTGTCCGACAAAACGGTTGCTGCATGGCCAAAATGATCCTGTCAGTGTGgctcctctctgcctccatcACCCTCCCTCCCCTGTTCGGATGGGCGCAGAACGTCAATGACGGCAGAGTCTGCCTTATCAGCCAGGACTTCGGCTACACTGTCTACTCCACAGCTGTAGCTTTCTACATCCCCATGTCTGTGATGTTGATCATGTACTATAGGATATTCCGGGCAGCCAAACTCAGTGCCGCTAAGCACAACATCACCGGCTTTCCAAGGGTCGGGGAGCGGGGTGCAGGGGCAG
This window harbors:
- the LOC132975660 gene encoding 5-hydroxytryptamine receptor 7, with the translated sequence MVVVGASNNSFGGGNMRSSFIEDRVGGEVPGGSTNMMISEALAPRLLMIAQGAAEAAAAAAAVTSPSTSSQPEVMESNGTRCGEQILSYGRVEKVLIGGILTMLTLSTICGNLLVVISVCFVKKLRQPSNYLIVSLAMADLSVALAVMPFVSITDLIGGQWIFGQFFCNVFIAMDVMCCTASIMSLCVISIDRYLGITKPLTYPVRQNGCCMAKMILSVWLLSASITLPPLFGWAQNVNDGRVCLISQDFGYTVYSTAVAFYIPMSVMLIMYYRIFRAAKLSAAKHNITGFPRVGERGAGAGPRGARGGHEVHQSTVSEETGSVEGTEAEIEEEESLDCVAAALKLQREVEEECSTRVSRLLKTGEHHQRRKRKNQSIFKREQKAAATLGIVVGAFTFCWLPFFLVSTARPFVCGVECSCVPLWLERTLLWLGYANSLINPFIYAFFNRDLRTTYSNLLRCRYRNINRKLSAAGMHEALKLVEKPDTDVYKM